A window from Candidatus Zixiibacteriota bacterium encodes these proteins:
- a CDS encoding PorV/PorQ family protein yields the protein MIKKLITVVIAALIATTALAGEFSKTGTAGAQFLKIGVGARYHGMGEAAVAVAEDIYAMYWNPAGLTSIETSELAFTHVDYITDINLDYIAYARRFEGLGVFGLSATILSMGDKEITTIEEPEGTGQSYSASSFAFQLSYSRQLTAQFSFGASFKYIGEEIYREKAAGFAVDFGTMLYTGFKSLRMGMNISNMGPEMKFDGPDLDVEYDADEGNPNQEPFSSRLKVDPYDLPLTFRVGLAYDFVDTEDSRLMVAIETKHPNDNEQQGAIGAEYDWQGKYFLRAGYKLNYEEEGLGLGAGFRTGLSQYTTLALDYAWVDVGRLESVHRFSASLSF from the coding sequence ATGATTAAAAAATTAATAACAGTAGTGATTGCGGCCCTGATAGCCACCACCGCTCTGGCCGGCGAATTCTCCAAAACCGGTACGGCCGGGGCCCAGTTTCTCAAAATAGGGGTGGGCGCCAGGTACCATGGAATGGGTGAAGCCGCCGTGGCCGTGGCCGAGGATATCTATGCCATGTACTGGAATCCCGCCGGGCTGACTTCAATCGAAACCAGTGAGCTGGCTTTCACCCATGTCGACTATATCACCGATATCAATCTCGACTATATCGCCTATGCCAGGCGTTTCGAAGGACTCGGTGTTTTCGGCCTGTCGGCCACCATCCTCTCGATGGGCGATAAGGAAATTACCACCATCGAGGAACCGGAAGGGACCGGCCAGTCGTACTCAGCCTCCTCATTTGCTTTCCAGCTCAGCTATTCCCGTCAACTGACCGCCCAGTTTTCGTTCGGGGCGAGTTTCAAATATATCGGCGAGGAAATCTACCGTGAAAAAGCCGCCGGCTTTGCGGTCGATTTCGGAACCATGCTTTACACCGGCTTCAAGTCGCTCCGGATGGGGATGAATATTTCCAATATGGGGCCGGAAATGAAGTTCGATGGCCCCGATCTGGATGTCGAGTATGATGCCGATGAAGGTAATCCGAACCAGGAACCTTTCTCCAGCCGCCTTAAAGTGGACCCGTATGATTTGCCCCTGACTTTCCGGGTCGGTCTGGCCTATGATTTTGTCGATACCGAGGACAGCCGTCTGATGGTCGCGATCGAGACTAAACACCCCAATGATAATGAACAGCAGGGTGCCATCGGGGCCGAATATGACTGGCAGGGGAAATATTTCCTGAGAGCCGGGTACAAGTTGAATTACGAGGAGGAAGGGCTTGGATTGGGAGCCGGTTTCCGAACCGGCCTTTCCCAGTACACCACCCTGGCTCTTGATTATGCCTGGGTCGATGTCGGACGCCTGGAATCCGTTCACAGATTCTCTGCGAGCCTTTCGTTTTAG